A genomic stretch from Lathyrus oleraceus cultivar Zhongwan6 chromosome 2, CAAS_Psat_ZW6_1.0, whole genome shotgun sequence includes:
- the LOC127121759 gene encoding transcription factor MYB101 yields the protein MASSSLQQEKCNHGDDTRNIVLKKGTWSKEDDQLLREYVTKYGVGKWDSIRKKTKLVRDGKSCRIRWLNHLNPILKKCSFNEEEGRKLIHLYNELGPKWSQMVSQFPGRTDNELKNFINSKKRSLKNSRKHLIPESINQVDELNNNVGQNNASQEEETALPRMEFDHQVHTLHGNYLLDQNYGDKNINNFQQFSTLADDSSTCINNHAVPTLDDRSPRLPAFPSSNMLFDQDFPPIPQYYPDNLDMDYPFPQEMHSNQYLQNPDLSNQMLFDQDFPPIPQYYSDNLNMDYPFPQEMHSNQYLQNPDLSNQMLFDQDFPPIPQEMHSNQYLQNPDLSSEEPQYEILEPWLLSECVPLW from the exons ATGGCATCTTCATCTTTGCAACAAGAAAAATGCAATCATGGTGATGATACTAGAAATATTGTGTTAAAAAAAGGAACATGGTCAAAGGAAGATGATCAATTATTAAGAGAATACGTGACAAAATATGGAGTTGGAAAGTGGGATTCCATACGAAAGAAAACAAAACTTGTTCGAGATGGAAAAAGTTGCCGTATAAGATGGTTAAATCATCTAAATCCAATTTTAAAAAAGTGCTCGTTTAATGAAGAAGAAGGAAGAAAACTTATTCATCTCTATAATGAGTTAGGACCCAAATGGTCTCAAATGGTTTCACAG TTTCCTGGAAGAACCGATAACGAGTTAAAGAATTTTATTAATTCCAAAAAAAGGAGTTTAAAAAACTCTAGAAAGCATCTCATTCCAGAAAGCATAAACCAAGTTGATGAGTTGAATAACAATGTTGGACAAAATAATGCCTCCCAAGAAGAAGAAACGGCTCTACCAAGAATGGAATTTGATCATCAAGTACATACTCTACATGGTAACTATCTTCTTGATCAAAATTATGGTGACAAAAATATTAACAACTTTCAACAATTTTCAACGTTGGCTGATGATTCAAGTACTTGTATCAACAATCATGCTGTCCCAACACTGGATGATAG GTCTCCTAGACTCCCAGCATTTCCATCAAGTAATATGCTTTTTGATCAAGATTTTCCTCCAATTCCACAATATTATCCAGACAATCTAGATATGGATTATCCATTTCCACAAGAAATGCATTCTAACCAGTATCTTCAAAATCCAGATCTATCAAATCAGATGCTTTTTGATCAAGATTTTCCTCCAATTCCACAATATTATTCAGACAATCTAAATATGGATTATCCATTTCCACAAGAAATGCATTCTAACCAGTATCTTCAAAATCCAGATTTATCAAATCAGATGCTTTTTGATCAAGATTTTCCTCCAATTCCACAAGAAATGCATTCTAACCAGTATCTTCAAAATCCAGATCTATCATCTGAGGAGCCTCAATATGAGATCTTAGAACCTTGGTTGCTATCTGAATGCGTTCCTCTTTGGTGA
- the LOC127121758 gene encoding transcription factor MYB41 has protein sequence MESSSLQQEKCNHGEDTRNIVLKKGTWSKEEDQLLREYVTKYGVGKWDSVRKKTKLVRDGKSCRIRWLNHLNPILKKCSFNEEEGRKLIHLYNEVGPKWSQMVSQFPGRTDNELKNFINSKKRSLKNSRKHLIPENINHVDELNNNVGEISNQQNNASQEEETTLPRMEFDHQVDILHGNYLLDQNYGDKNINNFEQLPTLADDSSTCFNNHVVPTLDDRSPRLPSFPSSNMFFDQDVPPIPQYYPYNLDMDSPFPQEMHSDQYLQNPYLSSQMLFDQDLPPIPQYYPYNLDMDYPFPQEMHSNRYLQNPNLSSQMLFDQDVPQIPQYYPYNLDMDYPFPQEMHSNQYLQNPNLSSQMLFVQDVPQIPQYYPYNLDMDYPFPQEMYSNQYLQNPDLSYEEPQYEILEPWLLSECIPLW, from the exons ATGGAATCTTCATCTTTGCAACAAGAAAAATGCAATCATGGTGAGGATACTAGAAATATTGTGTTAAAAAAAGGAACATGGTCAAAGGAAGAGGATCAATTATTAAGAGAATATGTGACAAAATATGGAGTTGGAAAGTGGGATTCCGTACGAAAGAAAACAAAACTTGTTCGAGATGGAAAAAGTTGTCGTATAAGATGGTTAAATCATCTAAATCCAATTTTAAAAAAGTGCTCGTTCAATGAAGAAGAAGGAAGAAAACTTATTCATCTCTATAATGAGGTAGGACCAAAATGGTCTCAAATGGTTTCACAG TTTCCTGGAAGAACCGATAACGAGTTAAAGAATTTTATTAATTCCAAAAAAAGGAGTTTAAAAAACTCTAGAAAGCACCTCATTCCAGAAAACATAAACCATGTTGATGAGTTGAATAACAATGTTGGAGAAATTAGTAACCAACAAAATAATGCCTCCCAAGAAGAAGAAACGACTCTACCAAGAATGGAATTTGATCATCAAGTAGATATTCTACATGGTAACTATCTTCTTGATCAAAATTATGGTGACAAAAATATCAACAACTTTGAACAATTACCAACGTTGGCTGATGATTCAAGTACTTGTTTCAACAATCATGTTGTCCCAACATTGGATGATAG GTCTCCTAGACTCCCATCATTTCCATCAAGTAATATGTTTTTTGATCAAGATGTTCCTCCAATTCCACAATATTATCCATACAATCTTGATATGGATTCTCCATTTCCACAAGAAATGCATTCTGACCAGTATCTTCAAAATCCATATCTATCAAGTCAGATGCTTTTTGATCAAGATCTTCCTCCGATTCCACAATATTATCCATACAATCTTGATATGGATTATCCATTTCCACAAGAAATGCATTCTAACCGGTATCTTCAAAATCCAAATCTATCAAGTCAGATGCTTTTTGATCAAGATGTTCCTCAAATTCCACAATATTATCCATACAATCTTGATATGGATTATCCATTTCCACAAGAAATGCATTCTAACCAGTATCTTCAAAATCCAAATCTATCAAGTCAGATGCTTTTTGTTCAAGATGTTCCTCAAATTCCACAATATTATCCATACAATCTTGATATGGATTATCCATTTCCACAAGAAATGTATTCTAACCAGTATCTTCAAAATCCAGATCTATCATATGAGGAGCCTCAATATGAGATCTTAGAACCTTGGTTGCTATCTGAATGCATTCCTCTTTGGTGA